One stretch of Corvus moneduloides isolate bCorMon1 chromosome 16, bCorMon1.pri, whole genome shotgun sequence DNA includes these proteins:
- the NDUFAB1 gene encoding acyl carrier protein, mitochondrial: protein MAARVLSSCARRLLPLPARPAALRSLRRLPPAAPAPPGRSALLRLPSVAAPPCRGFSELPPLTLADIKDRVLYVLKLYDKIDPEKLTAESHFMKDLGLDSLDQVEIIMAMEDEFGFEIPDGDAEKLMCPQEIVDYIADKKDIYE, encoded by the exons ATGGCGGCCCGTGTCCTCTCGTCCTGCGCCCGCCGCCTGCtgccgctgcccgcccgccccgccgcgctccgctccCTCCGCCGCctgccgcccgccgcgcccgccccgccgggccgctCCGCGCTCCTCCGGCTGCCGAGCGTGGCCGCGCCGCCCTGCCGCGGCTTCTCCGAGCTGCCGCCACTGACCTTGGCCGATATCAAGGACCGGGTGCTCTACGTGCTCAAGCTCTACGACAAGATCGACCCCGAGAAG CTCACAGCCGAGTCCCACTTCATGAAGGACCTGGGCCTGGACAGTCTGGACCAAGTGGAGATCATCATGGCCATGGAGGACGAGTTCG GATTTGAAATTCCTGACGGAGATGCAGAGAAGCTGATGTGCCCACAGGAGATTGTAGATTACATTGCAGATAAGAAGGATATTTATGAGTGA